One genomic region from Alosa alosa isolate M-15738 ecotype Scorff River chromosome 12, AALO_Geno_1.1, whole genome shotgun sequence encodes:
- the LOC125304794 gene encoding interleukin-6 receptor subunit beta: MAYKYKITSHVIVCVVFEWLPYVISTPAAGCNMSHIPQCPSSSEGEANKLDCFRLIGSHTKHQCVWEPGESLNISRFKLLVEKDWLNKTRCKEHRITGTSVPIGKVSESAKERKLKAYVVENGMNCTLATFEGSPANMIRCRADVELQRRSGQLFVKASWDEGNDIQKYFVKYREYSINNLNDSWTTELSQHKRDHTIKNLNSSMLYEVQVQCLNTSKCTQCAPSRVFTVPQELTRAPVVKCNMDGFHQGRRKVTISWESPSSLGVAQHNVRVQKVSWELNETFVTQSSDSTMSLLLSHSAYRVSLNSRNNVSESPKTPCAIEPALEDMRIEGALKATFNSNHSFNLSWNSSLTNAYECYTVEWFLKGDNATAFESFYSNTKQRTIDIKKETPFLPYKRYIFLLHVKPFKETCELKQLNSSDITCGWTEAYLLEGTPVSDPRNVSHSNVTDSSVVITWLPILEDELQGFLQGYMLYLFNGGTKSNITLGPEISSYKLTGLKSGSDYHVEMAAFTSRGEGKRSSPLYFGTNPSDTEPSGWILVGSVLTGVVMLLVAVHLCIRLTDRVKEALWPSIPNPSNSSAIQKIDREYELEPMVLMNGPIVQEHWDSGPLYLMDSRKENKKNTASNPLLGKQSCDASGQGFDNKDTVTPSSGMEKQETGPSTDLTAIEVDSTPPECGSTEFGKTDIKDIPCQRTKVAIAATAATALAGCDARPAVAFMSDYTTMELFQQATIAIQAECHPCQPVSSMPTCFPPAGLDYIHQSQLYTPESWTDETHGTANEQASVL; this comes from the exons ATGGCTTACAAATACAAGATTACTTCTCATGTCATCGTCT gtgtagTATTTGAGTGGCTACCTTATGTTATAAGCACGCCTG CAGCTGGCTGCAACATGAGCCACATTCCTCAATGCCCATCATCATCAG AAGGTGAAGCAAATAAACTGGACTGCTTTCGGTTGATTGGTTCACACACCAAGcaccagtgtgtgtgggagcctgGGGAGTCCTTAAATATCTCCAGATTCAAACTGCTGGTAGA AAAAGATTGGCTAAATAAAACACGTTGTAAAGAGCACAGGATCACAGGAACATCTGTGCCTATAGGAAAGGTGAGCGAAAGTGCGAAAGAGCGAAAGCTGAAAGCTTATGTTGTTGAGAATGGGATGAATTGCACCCTGGCAACGTTCGAGGGCTCCCCTGCAAATATGA TTCGTTGTCGTGCTGACGTGGAATTGCAGCGGCGGTCTGGACAACTGTTTGTTAAAGCAAGTTGGGATGAGGGAAATGATATACAAAAGTATTTTGTAAAGTATCGAGAGTACTCCATAAACAACTTGAATGATTCATGGACAACG GAGTTGTCCCAACATAAGCGTGACCACACCATAAAGAATCTCAACTCATCCATGTTATATGAAGTGCAAGTGCAGTGTCTCAACACATCAAAATGTACCCAGTGTGCACCAAGCAGAGTCTTCACTGTGCCTCAGG AACTTACCAGAGCGCCTGTCGTAAAGTGTAACATGGATGGGTTTCACCAGGGGAGGAGAAAAGTAACCATATCATGGGAG TCTCCGTCATCTCTGGGCGTGGCACAACACAATGTGAGAGTGCAGAAGGTGTCTTGGGAGCTCAACGAGACCTTTGTGACACAGAGCAGCGACTCCACCATGAGCCTCCTTCTCTCCCACTCAGCCTATCGTGTCAGCCTCAACTCGAGAAACAACGTCTCTGAGTCGCCGAAGACTCCCTGTGCCATAGAGCCAGCCCTGGAGGATATGC GAATCGAGGGAGCTTTGAAGGCGACATTCAACAGCAATCACAGTTTTAACCTCTCATGGAATAGCAGCCTAACAAATGCGTACGAGTGCTACACTGTGGAGTGGTTCCTGAAGGGAGACAATGCAACAGCGTTCGAGTCCTTCTACTCCAACACAAAACAGAGGACAATAGACATTAAAAAAG AGACACCTTTCCTTCCCTACAAGAGATACATATTTCTCCTGCACGTAAAGCCATTCAAGGAAACCTGCGAACTCAAGCAACTTAACAGCAGTGATATCACATGCGGATGGACAGAAGCGTATTTACTGGAAGGAA CCCCAGTCAGTGATCCACGGAATGTTAGCCACTCCAATGTGACGGACAGCTCTGTGGTCATCACATGGCTTCCAATCCTAGAGGACGAGCTGCAGGGGTTTCTGCAGGGATACATGCTCTACTTATTCAACGGAGGCACAAAGTCAA ACATTACGTTGGGTCCCGAGATCAGCAGCTATAAGTTAACCGGTCTAAAGAGCGGGAGTGACTACCATGTTGAGATGGCGGCCTTCACAtccagaggagaggggaagcgCAGTTCGCCCTTATACTTTGGAACAAATCCATCAG ACACAGAACCTAGTGGTTGGATCTTGGTTGGATCAGTTCTCACAGGGGTCGTTATGCTCCTGGTTGCAGTACATCTCTGCATTCGCTTAACCGATAG GgtaaaggaagccttgtggccAAGCATACCAAACCCGAGCAACAGCAGTGCCATTCAGAAAATTGACAGAGAGTATGAGCTG GAGCCAATGGTGTTAATGAATGGCCCGATAGTCCAAGAACACTGGGACTCTGGACCGCTGTACCTGATGGACTCCAGGAAGGAGAACAAGAAGAATACAGCATCGAACCCTCTCCTGGGCAAACAGAGTTGCGATGCATCGGGTCAGGGCTTTGATAATAAAGACACGGTAACACCATCCAGTGGGATGGAAAAACAGGAAACAGGTCCATCTACAGACTTAACAGCCATTGAGGTAGACTCCACACCTCCGGAGTGTGGCAGCACAGAGTTTGGCAAGACAGACATCAAAGACATACCCTGCCAAAGGACAAAGGTGGCTATAGCCGCCACCGCAGCCACAGCCCTGGCTGGCTGTGATGCCAGACCGGCAGTGGCTTTCATGAGCGACTACACCACCATGGAGCTTTTCCAGCAGGCCACCATAGCCATACAGGCAGAGTGCCACCCTTGCCAGCCTGTAAGCTCGATGCCAACCTGCTTCCCACCAGCAGGGCTGGACTACATCCACCAGTCCCAGTTGTACACGCCAGAGTCATGGACAGATGAGACACATGGAACTGCAAACGAACAGGCTTCTGTGCTTTGA